From the genome of Bradyrhizobium elkanii USDA 76, one region includes:
- a CDS encoding ABC transporter ATP-binding protein codes for MSEAKTLDTILDVKNLQTVFFTNSGLFRAVDDVSFSVRRGETLAIVGESGCGKSVSALSIMRLVPDPPGRIVGGSVTLEGTDLLKLDDAAMRDIRGNRISMIFQEPMTSLNPVMRIGDQIIEAVRLHQKVSSKEAWKQAVDMLRLVRIPEPERRAQEYPHQLSGGMRQRAMIAMALACRPALLIADEPTTALDVTIQAQILALIVDLQKRLGTGLILITHDLGVVAQTAQRVIVMYAGKKVEEATVEALFETPLHPYTRGLMASMPAVIALGAKTDARLTEIPGMVPSLTRLPPGCAFAPRCKLAVDRCRQEYPPLDEIKSNHWAACWRAGEIAEAS; via the coding sequence CGACGTCTCGTTCTCGGTCCGTCGCGGCGAAACGCTGGCAATCGTCGGCGAATCCGGCTGCGGCAAGAGCGTCAGCGCGCTGTCGATCATGCGGCTGGTGCCCGATCCGCCCGGCCGCATCGTCGGCGGCTCGGTGACGCTCGAGGGCACCGACCTGCTGAAGCTCGACGATGCCGCGATGCGCGATATCAGAGGCAACCGCATCTCCATGATCTTCCAGGAGCCGATGACCTCGCTCAATCCGGTGATGCGGATCGGCGACCAGATCATCGAGGCGGTGCGGCTGCACCAGAAGGTGAGCAGCAAGGAGGCCTGGAAGCAGGCCGTCGACATGCTGCGGCTGGTGCGCATCCCGGAGCCGGAGCGCCGCGCGCAGGAATATCCGCATCAGCTGTCCGGCGGCATGCGCCAGCGCGCCATGATCGCAATGGCGCTGGCGTGCCGGCCGGCGCTCCTGATCGCGGACGAACCGACCACGGCGCTCGACGTCACCATCCAGGCGCAGATCCTGGCGCTGATCGTCGATCTGCAAAAGCGGCTCGGCACCGGGCTGATCCTGATCACCCACGACCTCGGCGTCGTCGCGCAAACCGCGCAGCGCGTGATCGTGATGTATGCCGGCAAAAAGGTCGAGGAGGCGACGGTCGAAGCTTTGTTCGAGACGCCGCTGCATCCCTACACGCGCGGGCTGATGGCCTCGATGCCGGCGGTGATCGCGCTCGGCGCCAAGACCGATGCGCGGCTGACCGAAATCCCCGGCATGGTGCCGTCGCTGACCAGGCTGCCGCCGGGCTGCGCCTTCGCGCCGCGCTGCAAGCTGGCGGTCGACCGCTGCCGGCAGGAGTATCCACCGCTCGACGAGATCAAGAGCAATCATTGGGCTGCGTGCTGGCGCGCCGGCGAGATAGCGGAGGCGTCATGA
- a CDS encoding ABC transporter ATP-binding protein: MTEQRPLLEVTDLVKHYAVRGGVLRRQVGTVHAVDGVSFALGAGETLGLVGESGCGKSTVARTVLRLVEPTSGAIKLDGEDIAPLSKTALRPYRRSMQIVFQDPFASLNPRMTAGDIVGEPLIVHGLATGAKKQERVAELFQQVGLRPDQMKNFPHQFSGGQRQRICIARALSLGPRLIVCDEPVSALDVSIQAQVINLLIDLQRQQNFSYLFIAHDLAVVAHISHRVAVMYLGRIVEIADKHELFANPRHPYTQALLASVPIADPKAKRTAPLIDGDVPSPINPPSGCAFHTRCRYAMDRCKTERPVLQAAGPAHQVACWLNEGTGQAAS, translated from the coding sequence ATGACCGAACAACGCCCGCTCCTCGAGGTGACCGACCTCGTCAAGCACTATGCGGTACGCGGCGGTGTGCTGCGCCGGCAGGTCGGCACCGTGCATGCGGTCGACGGCGTCAGCTTCGCGCTTGGCGCCGGCGAGACACTTGGCTTGGTCGGCGAATCCGGCTGCGGCAAGTCGACGGTGGCGCGCACCGTGCTGCGGCTGGTCGAGCCGACCAGCGGCGCCATCAAGCTGGATGGCGAGGACATCGCGCCGCTCAGCAAGACTGCGCTGCGGCCGTACCGGCGCTCGATGCAGATCGTGTTCCAGGATCCGTTCGCCTCGCTCAACCCGCGCATGACGGCCGGCGACATCGTCGGCGAGCCCCTCATTGTACATGGCCTTGCGACCGGCGCGAAAAAACAGGAGCGTGTCGCGGAGCTGTTCCAGCAGGTCGGCCTGCGGCCCGACCAGATGAAGAATTTCCCGCACCAGTTCTCCGGCGGCCAGCGCCAGCGCATCTGCATCGCGCGCGCGCTGTCGCTCGGGCCGCGGCTGATCGTCTGCGACGAGCCGGTCTCGGCACTCGACGTCTCGATCCAGGCGCAGGTGATCAATCTGTTGATCGACCTGCAGCGCCAGCAGAACTTCTCCTATCTGTTCATCGCGCACGATCTCGCTGTCGTCGCCCATATCAGCCACCGCGTCGCGGTGATGTATCTCGGCCGCATTGTCGAGATCGCCGACAAGCACGAGCTGTTCGCCAATCCGCGCCATCCCTACACCCAGGCGCTGCTCGCCTCGGTGCCGATCGCCGATCCGAAGGCGAAACGCACCGCTCCCCTGATTGACGGCGATGTCCCGAGCCCGATCAATCCACCTTCAGGCTGCGCCTTTCACACCCGCTGCCGCTACGCGATGGATCGCTGCAAGACCGAACGCCCGGTGCTGCAGGCGGCCGGCCCGGCGCATCAGGTCGCCTGCTGGCTGAATGAAGGGACGGGGCAAGCGGCCTCATAA
- a CDS encoding acetyl/propionyl/methylcrotonyl-CoA carboxylase subunit alpha, whose amino-acid sequence MSGTIVKRTPFFKILIANRGEIALRIMRSARRLGHGVVAVYSDADRDALHVREADQAVRIGEALPAQSYLKIDAIIAAAKASGAGAVHPGYGFLAENEDFAQACRDAGLVFIGPSPEAILAMGNKAGAKEIMQRAGVPCVPGYQGADQSDAVMLAEARTIGFPVMIKAVAGGGGRGMRLVTDAAAFPDALRSARSEAQGAFGDPTVILERAIVNPRHIEIQVFGDRHGNAIHLGERDCSVQRRHQKLVEEAPSPAVTPELRARMGAVAVQAVKAIGYEGAGTLEFLLDRAGNFYFMEMNTRLQVEHPVTEAITGLDLVELQLRVASGAPLGLTQEDIKFFGHAIEVRLCSEDAAHDFMPQSGTMARWQMPDGIRVEHALQSGSEIPPFYDSMIAKVISQGTTRAEARGKLICALEQLTAFGITTNQGFLIDCLRHPVFARGEATTAFIGDNREALLAVRPDRGSDVALAALLLYVTHPHAPPWQRGRSLSATFPLGLRIDLGHGVQEIEIVRERDGSYLAIRNGDRFSFVIDELGQDSIRFHHDGVMEHAQFLRDGDRLYILHRGVTLAARDLTLAPPESATAAGGDGKVRAAMNGRVVAVLVKPGDKVAAGQPVMTLEAMKMEHVHTAGVAGTVSSIDVAEGEQVTTGKIVVEIEGTTLIYEAACPVPSFSQQAT is encoded by the coding sequence ATGAGCGGTACCATCGTGAAGCGGACGCCGTTCTTCAAGATCCTGATCGCCAATCGCGGCGAGATCGCGCTGCGCATCATGCGGTCGGCACGGCGGCTCGGCCATGGCGTCGTCGCGGTCTATTCGGACGCCGACCGCGACGCGCTGCATGTGCGCGAGGCCGACCAGGCCGTGCGAATCGGCGAGGCGCTGCCGGCGCAATCCTATCTGAAGATCGACGCGATCATCGCCGCCGCCAAGGCGAGCGGCGCCGGCGCGGTGCATCCCGGCTATGGTTTCCTCGCCGAGAACGAGGATTTTGCGCAGGCCTGCCGCGATGCGGGTCTGGTGTTCATCGGTCCGTCGCCGGAAGCGATCCTTGCGATGGGTAACAAGGCCGGCGCCAAGGAGATTATGCAGCGGGCCGGCGTGCCCTGCGTGCCTGGCTATCAGGGCGCCGACCAGAGCGATGCCGTGATGCTGGCGGAAGCCAGGACGATCGGCTTTCCCGTGATGATCAAGGCGGTCGCCGGCGGCGGCGGCCGCGGCATGCGGCTGGTTACCGATGCGGCGGCATTTCCCGATGCGCTGCGCAGCGCGCGGTCGGAGGCGCAGGGCGCGTTCGGCGATCCAACCGTCATTCTGGAGCGCGCGATCGTCAATCCCCGCCACATCGAGATCCAGGTGTTCGGCGACCGCCATGGCAACGCCATCCATCTCGGTGAGCGCGATTGCTCGGTGCAGCGGCGGCACCAGAAGCTGGTCGAGGAGGCGCCGTCGCCGGCGGTGACGCCGGAACTGCGCGCGCGGATGGGCGCGGTCGCGGTGCAGGCGGTCAAGGCGATCGGCTACGAGGGTGCGGGCACGCTGGAGTTCCTGCTCGATCGCGCCGGCAATTTCTACTTCATGGAGATGAACACGCGGCTGCAGGTCGAGCATCCCGTCACCGAGGCGATCACCGGGCTCGATCTGGTCGAATTGCAGCTGCGCGTCGCCAGTGGCGCGCCGCTCGGCTTGACCCAAGAGGACATCAAGTTCTTCGGCCATGCCATCGAAGTCCGCCTCTGCTCGGAGGATGCCGCGCACGATTTCATGCCGCAATCCGGCACGATGGCGCGGTGGCAGATGCCCGACGGCATCCGCGTCGAGCACGCGCTGCAGTCCGGCTCGGAGATTCCGCCGTTCTATGATTCGATGATTGCCAAAGTCATCAGCCAAGGCACGACCCGCGCGGAGGCACGCGGCAAGCTGATCTGCGCCCTGGAGCAGCTCACCGCCTTCGGCATCACGACCAATCAGGGCTTCCTGATCGATTGCCTGCGCCATCCGGTCTTTGCCAGGGGCGAGGCGACCACGGCCTTCATCGGCGACAACCGCGAAGCGCTGCTCGCGGTCCGGCCCGATCGCGGCAGCGATGTCGCGCTTGCGGCGCTGCTGCTCTACGTTACCCATCCGCACGCGCCGCCATGGCAGCGCGGCCGGTCGCTGTCAGCGACATTCCCGCTCGGCCTGCGAATCGATCTCGGCCACGGCGTGCAGGAGATCGAGATTGTCCGCGAGCGCGACGGCAGCTATCTCGCGATCCGCAACGGCGATCGCTTCAGCTTCGTCATCGACGAGCTCGGCCAGGACAGCATCCGCTTCCACCACGATGGGGTGATGGAGCATGCCCAATTCCTGCGCGATGGCGATCGGCTCTATATCCTGCATCGCGGCGTCACGCTGGCCGCACGCGATCTCACGCTTGCGCCGCCGGAGAGCGCGACGGCGGCCGGCGGCGACGGCAAGGTCCGCGCCGCCATGAACGGCCGGGTCGTCGCGGTGCTGGTGAAGCCGGGCGACAAGGTCGCGGCCGGCCAGCCGGTGATGACGCTGGAAGCGATGAAGATGGAGCACGTCCACACTGCCGGCGTCGCAGGCACGGTGTCGTCGATCGATGTTGCCGAGGGCGAGCAGGTGACGACGGGGAAGATCGTGGTGGAGATCGAGGGGACGACACTGATTTATGAGGCCGCTTGCCCCGTCCCTTCATTCAGCCAGCAGGCGACCTGA
- a CDS encoding acyl-CoA carboxylase subunit beta has product MAIIENTISTGSAAFQGNRDGMLALIARMRALEERTRAASAVAKDRFHKRGQLLPRERVALVLDPGSPFLELSTLAGYMFDVADADKSVPGGGLVAGIGFVSGIRCMVSANDAGIDAGALQPYGLDKTLRVQELALENKLPYVQLVESAGANLLRYRVEDFVRGGNIFRNLARLSAAGLPVVTVTHGSSTAGGAYQTGLSDYIVMVRGRTRAFLAGPPLLKAATGEIATEEELGGAEMHTSISGLGDYLAEDDRDALRIARDIMAKLPWDRPDREPAAFKPPRYDAEELLGIMPMDHKRPVDMRQAIARFIDDSDFTEFGANYGPATVCGHARIQGQAIGIITNNGPLDVPGANKATHFIQACCQSRTPILYMNNTTGYMVGRAYEEAGMIKHGSKMIQAVTSATVPQITLYCGASFGAGNYGMCGRGFHPRFCFSWPNAKTAVMGGEQAAETMAIVTEAAAARRGKPIEKEKLDAMKAQITGVFDSQMDVFSTSARVLDDGVIDPRDTRTVLSEVLSICREAEARTPQRMQFSVARP; this is encoded by the coding sequence GTGGCCATCATCGAGAACACGATTTCCACCGGCAGCGCCGCGTTCCAGGGCAATCGCGACGGCATGCTGGCGTTGATCGCCCGGATGCGCGCCCTGGAGGAGCGGACGCGCGCAGCCTCCGCCGTGGCAAAGGACCGCTTCCACAAGCGCGGCCAGCTGTTGCCGCGCGAGCGCGTCGCGCTGGTGCTCGATCCCGGCTCGCCCTTCCTCGAACTGTCGACGCTCGCCGGCTACATGTTCGACGTGGCGGATGCGGACAAGAGCGTGCCCGGCGGCGGACTGGTCGCCGGTATCGGATTCGTCTCCGGCATCCGCTGCATGGTCAGCGCCAATGATGCCGGCATCGACGCGGGCGCGTTGCAGCCCTACGGCCTCGACAAGACGCTGCGGGTGCAGGAACTTGCGCTGGAGAACAAGCTGCCCTATGTGCAGCTGGTTGAGAGCGCCGGCGCCAATCTGCTGCGCTACCGTGTCGAGGACTTCGTCCGCGGCGGCAACATCTTCCGCAACCTGGCGCGGCTGTCGGCGGCGGGGCTTCCCGTCGTCACCGTCACCCACGGCTCCTCGACCGCGGGCGGCGCCTACCAGACGGGCCTGTCCGACTACATCGTGATGGTGCGCGGCCGCACCCGCGCCTTCCTCGCCGGTCCGCCTCTGCTCAAGGCCGCCACCGGCGAGATCGCGACCGAGGAGGAGCTCGGCGGCGCCGAGATGCACACCTCGATTTCGGGCCTCGGCGATTATCTCGCCGAGGACGACCGCGACGCACTGCGCATCGCGCGCGACATCATGGCCAAGCTGCCTTGGGATCGTCCGGACCGCGAACCGGCTGCGTTCAAGCCGCCGCGCTATGACGCCGAGGAACTGCTCGGCATCATGCCGATGGATCACAAGCGTCCCGTCGACATGCGCCAGGCGATCGCGCGCTTCATCGACGATTCCGACTTCACCGAGTTCGGCGCCAATTACGGTCCGGCGACGGTCTGCGGCCATGCCCGCATCCAGGGCCAAGCGATCGGCATCATCACCAATAATGGCCCGCTCGATGTGCCCGGCGCCAACAAGGCGACGCATTTCATCCAGGCCTGCTGCCAGTCGCGCACGCCGATCCTCTACATGAACAACACCACCGGCTACATGGTGGGCCGGGCCTATGAAGAGGCCGGCATGATCAAGCACGGCTCGAAGATGATCCAGGCGGTGACCTCGGCGACGGTGCCGCAGATCACGCTGTATTGCGGCGCCTCGTTCGGCGCCGGCAATTACGGCATGTGCGGCCGCGGTTTCCACCCGCGCTTCTGCTTCTCCTGGCCCAACGCCAAGACCGCCGTGATGGGCGGCGAGCAGGCCGCCGAAACCATGGCGATCGTCACCGAAGCCGCCGCCGCGCGGCGCGGCAAGCCGATCGAGAAGGAGAAGCTGGACGCGATGAAGGCGCAGATCACAGGGGTGTTCGACAGCCAGATGGACGTGTTCTCGACCAGCGCCCGCGTGCTCGACGACGGCGTGATCGATCCGCGCGACACGCGGACGGTGCTGTCAGAGGTGCTTTCGATCTGCCGCGAGGCCGAGGCCCGCACCCCGCAGCGCATGCAGTTCTCGGTGGCGCGGCCATGA
- a CDS encoding AMP-binding protein, with product MHNLAAPGGVTGPGRIGRVAIGDLLKRAARRFPDRIALTDGNRQVTFTELERDANRFANHLVQRGLKPGEKISTICNNSVEFVKALFGIHRAGLVWVPINTMLGPSDMDYILGHAEVRFAVIDDALHAQADRRAALEARGMEMIAIDLTGNAGKTGLQEFNGLLEGQSDIEPDIEINDRDLAMIIYTSGTTSRPKGAMHCHLAVVMAVMSNCIEMQLSRDDGITGQFPLFHCAGHVLLLSYLSVGGRMALMRGFDPVACMEAIVRDKLTVFVGLSLMYQAILDHPRRRDYDLSGLRCCIYTMAPMGKPLLERAIADLCPNFVLSSGQTEMYPATTMSRPEVQLDRFGNYWGESLIVNETAIMDDNGNLLPRGEIGELVHRGPNVMMGYYKDPRSTEEARKFGWHHTGDLALIDGNGEVLFLDRKKDMIKSGGENVASVKIEETLLAHPAVQNAAVVGLPHPQWGEAVSAFVKLKPGAVADEAGIEAHCRKHLGGFQVPKLVRILEEMPMTATGKLRKVELRQQYSGHFVERA from the coding sequence ATGCACAATCTCGCAGCACCCGGTGGCGTCACCGGGCCGGGCCGCATCGGGCGGGTCGCGATCGGTGACCTCCTGAAGCGTGCCGCGCGGCGATTTCCGGATCGCATCGCGCTGACCGATGGCAACCGGCAGGTCACCTTTACCGAGCTCGAGCGCGACGCCAATCGCTTCGCCAATCATCTGGTGCAGCGCGGGCTGAAGCCAGGCGAAAAGATCTCGACCATCTGCAACAACTCCGTCGAATTCGTCAAAGCGCTGTTCGGCATTCACCGCGCCGGCCTGGTCTGGGTGCCGATCAACACCATGCTCGGACCGTCTGACATGGACTACATCCTCGGCCATGCCGAGGTGCGTTTCGCCGTCATCGACGACGCCCTTCATGCCCAGGCTGACCGCCGCGCCGCGCTGGAAGCGCGCGGCATGGAGATGATCGCGATCGACCTGACCGGCAATGCCGGCAAGACCGGATTGCAGGAGTTCAACGGTCTGCTGGAGGGACAGTCCGATATCGAGCCTGACATCGAGATCAACGACCGCGACCTCGCGATGATCATCTATACGTCAGGCACGACCTCGCGGCCGAAGGGCGCGATGCATTGTCACCTCGCCGTGGTCATGGCCGTGATGAGCAACTGCATCGAGATGCAGCTCTCGCGCGATGACGGGATCACCGGGCAGTTTCCGCTGTTCCACTGCGCCGGCCACGTGCTGCTGCTCAGCTATCTCTCGGTCGGCGGCCGCATGGCGCTGATGCGCGGCTTCGATCCGGTCGCCTGCATGGAGGCGATCGTGCGCGATAAGCTCACTGTGTTCGTCGGTCTGTCCTTGATGTACCAGGCGATCCTCGACCATCCGCGCCGGCGCGACTACGACCTGTCGGGTCTGCGCTGCTGCATCTACACCATGGCGCCGATGGGCAAGCCGCTGCTCGAGCGCGCCATCGCCGATCTCTGTCCGAACTTCGTGCTGTCCAGCGGCCAGACCGAGATGTATCCGGCGACGACGATGTCCCGCCCGGAGGTGCAGCTCGACCGCTTCGGCAACTATTGGGGCGAATCGCTGATCGTCAACGAGACCGCGATCATGGACGACAATGGCAACCTGCTGCCGCGCGGCGAGATCGGCGAGCTGGTGCATCGCGGGCCCAATGTGATGATGGGCTACTACAAGGACCCCAGATCGACCGAGGAGGCGCGCAAGTTCGGCTGGCATCATACCGGCGATCTTGCCCTGATCGACGGCAATGGCGAGGTGCTGTTCCTCGACCGCAAGAAGGATATGATCAAGTCGGGCGGCGAGAACGTTGCCTCCGTCAAGATCGAGGAGACGTTGCTGGCGCACCCCGCCGTGCAGAATGCCGCCGTGGTCGGCCTGCCGCATCCGCAATGGGGCGAAGCGGTCTCCGCCTTCGTCAAGCTGAAACCCGGCGCGGTGGCCGACGAGGCCGGCATCGAGGCGCATTGCAGAAAGCATCTCGGTGGCTTCCAGGTGCCGAAGCTGGTGCGTATCCTCGAGGAGATGCCGATGACCGCGACTGGCAAGCTGCGCAAGGTCGAACTGCGGCAGCAATACAGTGGGCATTTTGTGGAGCGCGCCTAG
- a CDS encoding 3-keto-5-aminohexanoate cleavage protein: protein MSDKAVITCALNGVLTDPKQHNVPVTPEQMAREARAAFNAGASIMHIHLRQQEPNKGHLPSWDVGVSKEIQQAIREACPGVIINHTTGTSGPNYQGALDCVRETRPEIAACNAGSLNYLKVKADNTWAWPPMMFDNAVEKVQDYLDVMKAAGTIPEFECFDVGIVRCVGMYRQTGMYSGPLEYNFVMGVASGMPADPELLPILLRLKAPEAHWQVTAIGRAEIWPLHQRAADLGGHLRSGLEDTFYLGDGTKVTSNGQLVEGLAACARRAGREIASPAEARQIFGVRQ, encoded by the coding sequence ATGAGCGACAAGGCCGTCATCACCTGCGCGCTGAACGGCGTGCTTACCGACCCGAAGCAGCACAACGTTCCGGTGACGCCGGAACAGATGGCGCGCGAGGCCAGGGCCGCGTTCAACGCCGGCGCCAGCATCATGCACATCCATCTGCGGCAGCAGGAGCCGAACAAGGGCCATCTGCCGTCGTGGGACGTCGGCGTCAGCAAGGAGATCCAGCAGGCGATCCGCGAGGCCTGCCCCGGCGTGATCATCAACCACACCACCGGCACGTCAGGCCCGAACTACCAGGGCGCGCTCGATTGCGTGCGCGAAACCCGGCCCGAGATCGCGGCCTGCAATGCCGGCTCGCTGAACTATCTCAAGGTCAAGGCCGACAACACCTGGGCCTGGCCGCCGATGATGTTCGATAACGCCGTCGAGAAGGTGCAGGACTATCTCGACGTGATGAAAGCGGCCGGCACCATCCCCGAATTCGAATGCTTCGATGTCGGCATCGTGCGCTGCGTCGGCATGTACCGGCAGACCGGGATGTATTCCGGCCCGCTCGAATACAATTTCGTGATGGGCGTCGCCTCGGGCATGCCGGCCGATCCGGAGTTGTTGCCGATCCTGTTGAGGCTGAAGGCGCCGGAGGCGCATTGGCAGGTCACCGCGATCGGTCGTGCCGAGATCTGGCCGCTGCACCAGCGCGCCGCCGATCTCGGCGGCCATCTGCGCAGCGGGCTCGAGGATACGTTCTATCTCGGCGACGGCACCAAGGTGACGTCGAACGGGCAGCTCGTCGAAGGGCTCGCCGCCTGCGCGCGCCGCGCCGGCCGCGAGATCGCGAGCCCCGCGGAAGCGCGGCAGATTTTCGGGGTAAGGCAATAG
- a CDS encoding ABC transporter substrate-binding protein: MISINRRAWLTRAAGVGLAAVAGVRASLAEDTPGVTATEIRIGSTTSLSGPVSALGVQARCQEAYFKMLNEQGGIAGRQIKYIYYDDAFNPAKTVEQVRRLIESDNVAFLFNMLGTAPNSSVVKYINAAKVPHLFLSVNGDKWGDYKTYPWTMGFAPSARTEAQVFVKYALSQNKNAKFAVLYQNDDLGKDFVAGAKDVLGERFATAAVVASHEVTDPTIDSQIVALRGANPDVLISGTTAKFCAQSIRKIYELGWKPMHFIASGAASISSTIAPVGLDKSQGTISSAYVKDVADPAWANDPGVKDFLAFMEKYFPDGNPKEGYNLYAYTVAQVLKIVLEQCKGNFSRDNIMAQANNLKDIEVPTLLPGIRVNTSPTNHHPLQQLQLQRIEGPGWLRFGEVIQGANF; this comes from the coding sequence ATGATCTCGATCAACCGGCGCGCATGGCTTACCCGCGCGGCAGGCGTGGGGCTTGCCGCAGTCGCAGGCGTCCGAGCTTCACTTGCCGAGGACACGCCCGGCGTCACCGCGACCGAGATCAGGATCGGCAGCACCACCTCCCTGAGCGGCCCGGTGTCCGCGCTCGGCGTACAGGCGCGCTGCCAGGAAGCCTATTTCAAGATGCTGAACGAGCAGGGCGGCATCGCCGGCCGGCAGATCAAGTACATCTACTACGACGACGCGTTCAATCCGGCGAAGACGGTCGAGCAGGTGCGCCGCCTGATCGAAAGCGACAATGTCGCCTTCCTGTTCAACATGCTCGGCACCGCGCCGAACTCGTCTGTCGTCAAATACATCAACGCCGCCAAGGTGCCGCACCTGTTCCTGTCGGTGAACGGCGACAAATGGGGCGACTACAAGACCTATCCCTGGACCATGGGCTTTGCGCCGAGCGCGCGGACCGAGGCGCAGGTGTTCGTCAAATACGCGCTGAGCCAGAACAAGAACGCGAAATTCGCGGTGCTCTACCAGAACGACGATCTCGGCAAGGATTTCGTCGCCGGAGCCAAGGACGTGCTCGGCGAGCGGTTCGCGACCGCAGCCGTGGTGGCTTCGCACGAGGTCACCGATCCCACGATCGATTCCCAGATCGTGGCGCTGCGCGGCGCCAATCCCGATGTGCTGATCTCGGGCACCACGGCAAAGTTCTGCGCGCAGTCGATTCGCAAGATCTATGAGCTCGGCTGGAAGCCGATGCACTTCATCGCCAGCGGCGCCGCCTCGATCTCATCGACCATTGCGCCTGTCGGCCTCGACAAGTCGCAGGGCACGATCTCGTCGGCCTATGTCAAGGACGTCGCCGACCCTGCCTGGGCCAATGATCCCGGCGTGAAGGACTTCCTCGCCTTCATGGAAAAGTACTTCCCCGACGGCAATCCGAAGGAGGGCTACAACCTCTACGCCTACACGGTGGCGCAGGTCTTGAAGATCGTGCTCGAGCAATGCAAGGGCAATTTCAGCCGCGACAACATCATGGCGCAGGCCAACAACCTGAAGGACATCGAGGTCCCGACGCTGTTGCCCGGCATCCGCGTCAACACCAGCCCGACCAATCATCACCCGCTGCAGCAGCTTCAGCTGCAACGGATCGAAGGGCCCGGCTGGCTGCGGTTCGGCGAGGTGATCCAGGGCGCGAATTTCTAG
- a CDS encoding helix-turn-helix domain-containing protein — protein MDAIVDAKCQSSSQQSGHRMLITPERVFYAGLLGRPRERCPGAFHVYVAIRDGLHLSTSDGRESHGEIAVTMPNLRHTITSEYRSAICVAIEPESVPDGTLEAVARRLQGPDSHLFANRIRNAYATLAEMQHRDAIANAEFDTMCFGDALPQRVLDPRVVRAIGRIGQFSGEPVTAAGCAAEAGLSPSRFLHLFKEETGISFRSFRAWKRARHLLHFANQDINLAHLAQDIGYPDSTHFSHSIRRFYGLKPRAIFSGSRDLAIYRTGQAASERALT, from the coding sequence ATGGACGCGATCGTGGACGCGAAGTGCCAGAGCTCCAGCCAGCAATCCGGTCACCGGATGCTGATTACGCCGGAACGGGTGTTCTATGCCGGGCTGCTCGGACGCCCGCGCGAGCGCTGTCCCGGCGCATTCCATGTCTATGTCGCGATCCGCGACGGGCTGCATCTGTCGACCAGCGACGGCCGCGAGTCGCATGGCGAGATCGCGGTGACGATGCCGAACCTGCGCCACACCATCACCAGCGAATATCGCTCGGCGATCTGCGTCGCGATCGAGCCGGAGAGTGTGCCCGACGGCACGCTTGAGGCGGTCGCCCGCCGTTTGCAAGGACCGGACTCTCATCTGTTCGCCAATCGCATCCGGAACGCCTATGCGACGCTCGCCGAGATGCAGCATCGCGATGCGATCGCGAATGCCGAGTTCGATACCATGTGCTTCGGCGACGCGCTGCCGCAGCGTGTGCTCGATCCGCGTGTCGTGCGCGCGATCGGCCGCATCGGGCAGTTCTCCGGCGAGCCGGTGACGGCGGCAGGCTGCGCCGCCGAGGCCGGGCTATCGCCCTCGCGCTTCCTGCATCTGTTCAAGGAGGAGACCGGGATCTCGTTCCGCTCCTTCCGCGCCTGGAAACGCGCGCGGCATCTGCTGCACTTCGCCAACCAGGACATCAACCTCGCGCATCTCGCGCAGGATATCGGCTATCCCGACTCGACGCATTTCAGTCATTCGATTCGTCGCTTCTATGGCTTGAAGCCGCGCGCGATCTTCTCCGGCTCGCGGGACCTTGCGATCTATCGCACCGGACAGGCGGCAAGCGAGCGCGCGTTGACTTAG